One window from the genome of Dermochelys coriacea isolate rDerCor1 chromosome 19, rDerCor1.pri.v4, whole genome shotgun sequence encodes:
- the LOC119845413 gene encoding S100P-binding protein isoform X2 gives MEDSSPHSSGLGVYRNHKVTLVNDTIHRTKRPLDLLEEDQPLQSAAKKRCHLSNYCSTPCPSKKLPLCSPDSACFPDCLYDTELENIVIRVSLPEDSAVALSADTIRCFDDSEPDDSLLEPSDDEQGNSPFNYTEEECREMLADDCLGDDQNSTGESALVTQDEWGQSEKEANSNYSCASVPSEGTETSFRTIDELVSNESLSQTGSSVNPGYFRILENETANSEGEGCLNVDCLKSNQVICTLFDCDLQGPLNLSPTDADSVDQLKGDDGLEETGEKASQVIRDDHLQNASKQSIEYDEISSNSLVVEESLESLVSKEQHSGGMDNVEKLPSEIKESSPFYDAHTKFSTYSPDPACGQSKDKVENPAPILLLHPKTSNFILNQDPSKGTDNGLSGTFGSQKEDLSQESTSVEESSENLKLNSVVLDQNCGEDTTCGKKLGKVIPVPQVEERPKQRICISEAELEQKKCIYIQCVHAHVKNSMDPTPGNLQ, from the exons ATGGAAGACAGCTCTCCACATTCCTCTGGGCTTGGTGTATATCGTAATCATAAAGTAACTCTTGTTAATGATACAATCCACAGGACTAAAAGGCCCTTAGACTTGCTGGAGGAGGATCAGCCCCTGCAATCAGCTGCTAAGAAACGGTGCCATTTGAGTAATTATTGTAGCACTCCATGCCCATCAAAGAAATTACCACTATGCTCCCCAGATTCTGCCTGCTTCCCTGACTGTCTGTATGATACTGAGCTGGAGAACATTGTCATCAGAGTTAGTCTTCCAGAAGACAGTGCGGTAGCCCTTTCTGCGGATACAATCAGATGTTTTGATGATAGTGAGCCAGATGACTCTTTGCTGGAACCCTCAGATGATGAACAAGGGAACTCTCCCTTCAATTATACCGAGGAAGAGTGTAGGGAAATGTTAGCAGATGATTGCTTAGGAGATGACCAGAACTCTACTGGAGAGAGTGCTTTAGTGACTCAAGATGAATGGGGGCAAAGTGAGAAGGAAGCGAATAGCAACTATAGTTGTGCATCAGTCCCCTCTGAAGGCACAGAGACCTCATTCAGGACCATAGATGAGTTAGTAAGTAACGAGTCTCTATCTCAGACTGGCTCTTCAGTTAATCCTGGATATTTTCGAATTCTTGAGAATGAAACTGCTAATTCTGAGGGTGAAGGATGCTTGAATGTGGACTGCTTGAAATCAAATCAAGTAATTTGTACGCTATTTGACTGTGATCTTCAGGGGCCTCTAAATCTTTCCCCAACTGATGCAGATTCAGTAGATCAGCTGAAAGGGGATGATGGCTTGGAGGAAACCGGCGAAAAAGCTTCACAAGTAATAAGAGATGACCATCTACAAAATGCAAGCAAACAAAGTATAGAGTATGATGAAATCAGTTCTAATAGCTTGGTTGTTGAAGAGTCCCTTGAGTCCCTGGTTTCTAAAGAGCAGCACAGTGGGGGCATGGATAATGTGGAAAAGCTGCCATCAGAAATCAAAGAATCATCTCCCTTCTATGATGCGCACACGAAATTTTCCACATACTCTCCTGATCCTGCCTGTGGTCAAAGTAAGGACAAAGTGGAGAATCCAGCACCTATACTGCTATTGCATCCGAAAACCTCTAACTTCATCTTAAATCAGGACCCTTCCAAAGGAACAGACAATGGATTATCAGGGACCTTTGGCTCCCAAAAGGAAGATTTGAGCCAGGAATCCACATCTGTTGAAGAATCATCAGAAAATCTTAAA TTAAACTCTGTAGTCTTAGACCAGAACTGTGGGGAAGACACTACCTGTGGGAAGAAGCTAGGCAAAGTCATTCCTGTGCCACAGGTGGAAGAAAG accaaaaCAACGGATATGCATTTCCGAAGCAGAACTTGAGCAAAAGAAGTGTATTTATATCCAATGTGTGCATGCCCATGTAAAGAATTCCATGGATCCTACACCAGGTAACCTGCAGTAA
- the LOC119845413 gene encoding S100P-binding protein isoform X3: MEDSSPHSSGLGVYRNHKVTLVNDTIHRTKRPLDLLEEDQPLQSAAKKRCHLSNYCSTPCPSKKLPLCSPDSACFPDCLYDTELENIVIRVSLPEDSAVALSADTIRCFDDSEPDDSLLEPSDDEQGNSPFNYTEEECREMLADDCLGDDQNSTGESALVTQDEWGQSEKEANSNYSCASVPSEGTETSFRTIDELVSNESLSQTGSSVNPGYFRILENETANSEGEGCLNVDCLKSNQVICTLFDCDLQGPLNLSPTDADSVDQLKGDDGLEETGEKASQVIRDDHLQNASKQSIEYDEISSNSLVVEESLESLVSKEQHSGGMDNVEKLPSEIKESSPFYDAHTKFSTYSPDPACGQSKDKVENPAPILLLHPKTSNFILNQDPSKGTDNGLSGTFGSQKEDLSQESTSVEESSENLKLNSVVLDQNCGEDTTCGKKLGKVIPVPQVEERFVTPFPPPASAPSLTTIRLWCFLPLSLLNFP; encoded by the exons ATGGAAGACAGCTCTCCACATTCCTCTGGGCTTGGTGTATATCGTAATCATAAAGTAACTCTTGTTAATGATACAATCCACAGGACTAAAAGGCCCTTAGACTTGCTGGAGGAGGATCAGCCCCTGCAATCAGCTGCTAAGAAACGGTGCCATTTGAGTAATTATTGTAGCACTCCATGCCCATCAAAGAAATTACCACTATGCTCCCCAGATTCTGCCTGCTTCCCTGACTGTCTGTATGATACTGAGCTGGAGAACATTGTCATCAGAGTTAGTCTTCCAGAAGACAGTGCGGTAGCCCTTTCTGCGGATACAATCAGATGTTTTGATGATAGTGAGCCAGATGACTCTTTGCTGGAACCCTCAGATGATGAACAAGGGAACTCTCCCTTCAATTATACCGAGGAAGAGTGTAGGGAAATGTTAGCAGATGATTGCTTAGGAGATGACCAGAACTCTACTGGAGAGAGTGCTTTAGTGACTCAAGATGAATGGGGGCAAAGTGAGAAGGAAGCGAATAGCAACTATAGTTGTGCATCAGTCCCCTCTGAAGGCACAGAGACCTCATTCAGGACCATAGATGAGTTAGTAAGTAACGAGTCTCTATCTCAGACTGGCTCTTCAGTTAATCCTGGATATTTTCGAATTCTTGAGAATGAAACTGCTAATTCTGAGGGTGAAGGATGCTTGAATGTGGACTGCTTGAAATCAAATCAAGTAATTTGTACGCTATTTGACTGTGATCTTCAGGGGCCTCTAAATCTTTCCCCAACTGATGCAGATTCAGTAGATCAGCTGAAAGGGGATGATGGCTTGGAGGAAACCGGCGAAAAAGCTTCACAAGTAATAAGAGATGACCATCTACAAAATGCAAGCAAACAAAGTATAGAGTATGATGAAATCAGTTCTAATAGCTTGGTTGTTGAAGAGTCCCTTGAGTCCCTGGTTTCTAAAGAGCAGCACAGTGGGGGCATGGATAATGTGGAAAAGCTGCCATCAGAAATCAAAGAATCATCTCCCTTCTATGATGCGCACACGAAATTTTCCACATACTCTCCTGATCCTGCCTGTGGTCAAAGTAAGGACAAAGTGGAGAATCCAGCACCTATACTGCTATTGCATCCGAAAACCTCTAACTTCATCTTAAATCAGGACCCTTCCAAAGGAACAGACAATGGATTATCAGGGACCTTTGGCTCCCAAAAGGAAGATTTGAGCCAGGAATCCACATCTGTTGAAGAATCATCAGAAAATCTTAAA TTAAACTCTGTAGTCTTAGACCAGAACTGTGGGGAAGACACTACCTGTGGGAAGAAGCTAGGCAAAGTCATTCCTGTGCCACAGGTGGAAGAAAG ATTTGTTACTCCCTTCCCTCCACCTGCTTCAGCTCCGAGTCTCACTACAATCAGACTTTGGTGCTTCCTGCCATTGTCACTCCTCAACTTTCCATAG
- the LOC119845413 gene encoding S100P-binding protein isoform X1, which produces MEDSSPHSSGLGVYRNHKVTLVNDTIHRTKRPLDLLEEDQPLQSAAKKRCHLSNYCSTPCPSKKLPLCSPDSACFPDCLYDTELENIVIRVSLPEDSAVALSADTIRCFDDSEPDDSLLEPSDDEQGNSPFNYTEEECREMLADDCLGDDQNSTGESALVTQDEWGQSEKEANSNYSCASVPSEGTETSFRTIDELVSNESLSQTGSSVNPGYFRILENETANSEGEGCLNVDCLKSNQVICTLFDCDLQGPLNLSPTDADSVDQLKGDDGLEETGEKASQVIRDDHLQNASKQSIEYDEISSNSLVVEESLESLVSKEQHSGGMDNVEKLPSEIKESSPFYDAHTKFSTYSPDPACGQSKDKVENPAPILLLHPKTSNFILNQDPSKGTDNGLSGTFGSQKEDLSQESTSVEESSENLKLNSVVLDQNCGEDTTCGKKLGKVIPVPQVEERPKQRICISEAELEQKKCIYIQCVHAHVKNSMDPTPDALNEFYALMDEVASREYRTQDRRWQHPSDLTMRKYPRFSKKPTQKCSLKQWVSRNLAHHRRFQDIPDHFQRSSVTTSSSV; this is translated from the exons ATGGAAGACAGCTCTCCACATTCCTCTGGGCTTGGTGTATATCGTAATCATAAAGTAACTCTTGTTAATGATACAATCCACAGGACTAAAAGGCCCTTAGACTTGCTGGAGGAGGATCAGCCCCTGCAATCAGCTGCTAAGAAACGGTGCCATTTGAGTAATTATTGTAGCACTCCATGCCCATCAAAGAAATTACCACTATGCTCCCCAGATTCTGCCTGCTTCCCTGACTGTCTGTATGATACTGAGCTGGAGAACATTGTCATCAGAGTTAGTCTTCCAGAAGACAGTGCGGTAGCCCTTTCTGCGGATACAATCAGATGTTTTGATGATAGTGAGCCAGATGACTCTTTGCTGGAACCCTCAGATGATGAACAAGGGAACTCTCCCTTCAATTATACCGAGGAAGAGTGTAGGGAAATGTTAGCAGATGATTGCTTAGGAGATGACCAGAACTCTACTGGAGAGAGTGCTTTAGTGACTCAAGATGAATGGGGGCAAAGTGAGAAGGAAGCGAATAGCAACTATAGTTGTGCATCAGTCCCCTCTGAAGGCACAGAGACCTCATTCAGGACCATAGATGAGTTAGTAAGTAACGAGTCTCTATCTCAGACTGGCTCTTCAGTTAATCCTGGATATTTTCGAATTCTTGAGAATGAAACTGCTAATTCTGAGGGTGAAGGATGCTTGAATGTGGACTGCTTGAAATCAAATCAAGTAATTTGTACGCTATTTGACTGTGATCTTCAGGGGCCTCTAAATCTTTCCCCAACTGATGCAGATTCAGTAGATCAGCTGAAAGGGGATGATGGCTTGGAGGAAACCGGCGAAAAAGCTTCACAAGTAATAAGAGATGACCATCTACAAAATGCAAGCAAACAAAGTATAGAGTATGATGAAATCAGTTCTAATAGCTTGGTTGTTGAAGAGTCCCTTGAGTCCCTGGTTTCTAAAGAGCAGCACAGTGGGGGCATGGATAATGTGGAAAAGCTGCCATCAGAAATCAAAGAATCATCTCCCTTCTATGATGCGCACACGAAATTTTCCACATACTCTCCTGATCCTGCCTGTGGTCAAAGTAAGGACAAAGTGGAGAATCCAGCACCTATACTGCTATTGCATCCGAAAACCTCTAACTTCATCTTAAATCAGGACCCTTCCAAAGGAACAGACAATGGATTATCAGGGACCTTTGGCTCCCAAAAGGAAGATTTGAGCCAGGAATCCACATCTGTTGAAGAATCATCAGAAAATCTTAAA TTAAACTCTGTAGTCTTAGACCAGAACTGTGGGGAAGACACTACCTGTGGGAAGAAGCTAGGCAAAGTCATTCCTGTGCCACAGGTGGAAGAAAG accaaaaCAACGGATATGCATTTCCGAAGCAGAACTTGAGCAAAAGAAGTGTATTTATATCCAATGTGTGCATGCCCATGTAAAGAATTCCATGGATCCTACACCAG ATGCATTAAATGAGTTCTACGCACTGATGGATGAGGTTGCCAGCAGGGAGTACCGAACCCAGGACCGCAGATGGCAGCATCCATCAGACCTCACCATGAG AAAATACCCAAGGTTCTCAAAGAAACCCACCCAAAAGTGCAGCCTTAAGCAATGGGTGAGCAGGAACTTGGCCCACCACCGTCGCTTCCAGGACATTCCTGACCACTTCCAGCGTAGCTCGGTCACAACATCCTCCAGTGTCTGA